The Rhopalosiphum maidis isolate BTI-1 chromosome 2, ASM367621v3, whole genome shotgun sequence genome segment aaatgtacctaatattttagaattatcatttaaatataattaaatattttattttaaattgttgcaaaattaaaaacaaacaaactcAAAGtagattatatcataattgtatacaattgaaAGGTAAGAGTATTTAGTGAAACAGTGACTTTTTAAGAAACAGAATCCCGtatgttgattattataacaatatttaattgtcaCAACTTACGGATCAATCGGGTCATAAGcataagtacctaatattagtaataagtaataatataggtatatggaGCTCAATATTGTTGAAATATCTAACAATAAGAGTAAACAAATTAGGAATTGTATTTTGAGGAAATATCTTCCTCAAAAACAACATGAAACacttgttcatatttttataattacaaatacttTCAATAGGTAAATGTTGGTAACAAGTCCAATAATAATCAGTCATGTTGTAATCTGCAAGAGTTTCTTTACACGAAACCAGTCAATTTGAGAAAGAGATAAGTAATAATCCATGCGCAGTACAGCAAGAAGgcgtatataaatactaataaagcAATATGCGCAATGTATAAtctgaaaacaataaaacaattatttaatagtataataataatatttggttaATGGATAgcaatgtaattaattatttagaaattctgaataatatttaaaaatcaaaataatatgacaaaacatattttttaaaaattggattGTAAAAgtccttttttttaaattgttatatttcatatgtCATAACCATAATACATAATCCATAACATTCTTAGTAGGTATTAGGTAGTCAATAtgcgattttattaaaaatgaagtttttgtttaaaaaatgtatagtgtagTTATCTctagttgtattttataacggaaataaaaattagaaaatcttAAGTATACAAAGAATGAAAAATTCATTAAGGCAATCATCAATCTATTGTCTTATCATGAATGTGACCGCTCTGCTGTACAATAGATGCAGAGTGTACTGTGAAATTGAGTGGgtcaaagtaataaattagataaatcaaataaatataaaaaaactaggcatttatagttttacaaaaaccaactagaaaatatatttaagttagaaACTGATTAGATATTTGAATATGGAAAAGACTTGacgttatacaaaaattatataattaatacaaatttttatctgagaaagatttaaaattaaaataataaattctaatattttaattattttttttacccttATGGTCTTATGAATAACTcaaattgtgatttttaaatgacagcttatataatatattttatcattatccgatgaaaatatttttttttaaaacaataatatgatataaaagcatcgaatattaaaaataaaaataataatataaatattaaacaaagatAAAATAGGAGTGTCAAAGAATTTCCAACAAAAGCTGCGTGCATCATTCctacttatattaaacttttaatggttattaaatttatttattattgtataataaaaaaacattggtTTTAGATTGAATGTTTATGgtagatataataaacatattggaAAGGTATTATGtttcttttgatttttaaattaaaaatatagacttatttgaaaaataaaagataaatttacgCACGatttaataacacattttttattgtcataaaaTAACGCTTTCTCGATTATGTAACTTACTTTTCCCATTTTTTCCTCGCCGCAGGCAATGTGTGGATATCATCTTTTACCAAATAAACTCTTAAGCCAAGACAATGTGCCTGACTAAAGTATTCCCAGGATAACTGGtttatgtcaaaattgaatatttcttGATCTTGACTATCAAGAGTGCCCCATAACGCCAGTAATCGATCATTAGTGAACGTCCATTCTTTGTCAGAGAAATAGGCTAATATATCACGTACTTTATCaatctttttataaattttcatcagtctgtgtggaaaaaaaaacaattgtaactATTTATGAGTGATGTGAgtgatatatttctataacatatcttattaaatttgacatttcaaatttattatagcaaaaatatatatttttataccaaataATGTAGgagattttacttttttaatacattacttACATTGGTTTTTGTCCAGCGATAACAGCTAATGTGTCCAGTAAATATCCAGGTACGATATggcaaaaaaagtttaataacgcATAAAAGTATGGATTGTTGGTGGCCATGAATGAGTAGTACCAGATTGCCCGGATCGTAGGCCAGTAAATTCCATGACGTCTGTTCATCTCAATAAAATCATTCCATCTAATTGGTTTTTGTCCTGCACTTGAACACGTGTATATCGGTATATTGTCATCTTTTCTGTAAAcaaaatgcaaatataatacatagaatgGTTGTCACACACTTACACGTATAGCGTAAAAGCTAAAATCAGAATatcttatcaaaaattatgtttatgcatttatattactgaaataattgatactaatttaaaatctctgaagattattagttttttaattattatgaaattatcaaaattaatttaattaaaaatgtagatgatcgataaattttattagtttttccaTAAGCTTAttgaacaacaaaaaaaaaaaaaaactaaaaaagtaatacctaataaagtaataaaagtaACAATATTAGACACGATTTAAAATCGTtaattgaaacttttaaaacattcCTTCTAAATAGAATCATAtaagtgaaattaaaaaaaaaaacttttaaaacagTAACACTAATACCTTCCTCActcttaaatgtaaatttgtgcatgttataaaaagtatattttaaattaatttacttatttgttGCAGTTTCTTTGGTTGCACATATAAGTGCGTTAACAACCATATCAACTGGAATCATATCAGTAACCATATTAGAATCGCCATAGTAGGTATGAAGAACTCCTGTACCAGCTCCAACTATAAGCCCTGTAGGGCCGTAAACATTATCTATCCAACCCCTTACTGGTTCTCGGTAAGTAgcaataactgtaaaaataatataataataaaactacaacATCTACgttctacaatattttatgaaaaactcATCCatgaatttcattttataaatcatattataccaatatcaacctttaatatattataatatgaatgtactattaaaaatttgtcaaTCAAGTGTACATACCAACAGTGGGACGGAACACTAATATTGGAAGATCTTGTGCTTCTCTTCGAATAGCGTCTTCTGCCAAGGATTTGGTGAATGCATAAGTATTTGGTAAATCACCAATGattcttaaaattgtttttattattaaacacatatccatataaaaaaaaactgataacCTTACTCTTTAGTCATGTCTTGAAGCGTTTGATCGTCGTTAgaagaaatcaattttaaaacatcttCATAATCAACAATAGGATCGTAAAATTTTTCTTCGACGTGCAATCGATTACAGTTTGAGTATGCTGTGGAAACGTGTGCCATgacctaataaaataagaatcgtaaaaaaaattatatcaaattttaacgaGAGAAACTCAAAAACTTCCATTTAGTTAGTTAACTATCGATTTTTCATAACAcaatagagtttatgaaagaatatttattactatagttaatactatgggtttttattattataggtattgtcacgtatcaaaatcatttattactaCGATGTTTCCCAACTGTTATTACATATTGACCCATTATATCTGAATTGCATAAATCATGAAGAAATGTCAATgcaaacaattattgtattttatataaaatactataaaaactagatttttaagttaaaactaaattattagataaggatagctttaaattatactaaaaatcttTACCTACCtttaaatcaatttcaaaGATAGTTTTGtaccatattatttgtaatatatgtttatggagtaaagtttaatttaaaaaaaaaaaagataattattttgtaatccaCAAAATAACTGTGGCGGCCTTTTGAGTTCTAGGAAACgctattttatagaaaaatatttcaatatacaaaaaataattctttatcgAAACTTAAATGCTAAACGTTGTGATTATctgtaaaatatagatacaaaaatacagtatttgtaaaaatatgtaagtaggTGTAATGTTTAAACTcacgttttttaattaatataaaataaagactaacaaatatttaactatataagccatgtaagttaaaaatactattacctTTAAGTTGGTTATTTTTCTggccaaatttaataattctctTGTCCCAGAAACATTTATGTTCATAGCTACACGAATATGTTCATCAAAACGCACAGTAGCTGCTCCAtggaaaattatgtttacttcGTTAATCAGTGTATTTCGACTGCTCACACTTAATCCTAGACCTGGCAAACTGCAATCGCCGGCTACTCCAGAAACTTTATGATAATACTTGGGTACTTCAtgttttaatcttttaaaaagctgaaacataataatttatatacattttaatagataattattattatcgtaattatttatcatagatatcaattctcaaataatatctatttaagatatgataaataataaatatatagaggtACCGACTTATAATtaacttctattttttataattatcattactctattataattttgaatattttaagatatttttttattattgttattcacgAAGATATTATGTCTTTAATAAGCCTGTGTACTGTGTAGTCCAGTAATTTCACCTAaacattgttaatataattagaaagTAACCTAAGccaatataagtacctaatagtAATACCTAAGCCTATTGttctttttttgtacattaaaaaaaaataatcataaaaactaagaattttctaaaattgtttttattaagcaatattacattatgtattatataaatatctattatgtttagactaaataaagaatttttaatatagtctATGTTTTCTTTCAGTTTATTtggaatacaatttataatgtttaccaACTCATTCATCCAAAAAGTTTAATtcaagtttaattatatatcatccaaactataacaaaaatgttaagatttatttaagtgcttaattattaaaaatatataatgcaataagatattttaattaaataataaggttaatttttttttctatacttattaaaGACTTTGCTAATTCAACTAATTCTCAGTATGTAAGTAaagttatgattattttaattatagggtctaataattatgatgttaGAATCATAGTTGTGAATTAATTAGTCAACATGCGGATCAGTATTATGCAAataattcaatgaaaataaattatttattcaagtttATTCCACAAACCCAATTAAATTGActctatatcattatatctgGTTagacaatttcaaaatttaaatgtacctactatgtatatacaagtaaatggtaataaaaataatatcaaattaaattgctTGTACCTTAGTTATATctcatatttgtatacaattaacgATGTTATTTGGGACACGAAAGGTGTGATAGTCAAATACGAATGGTAGTTCATACAttcgttaattattaatagtgttcgattattatataattattcacttaAATGATAGTAACTtactatagtaattaaataaaaatcgattaaattattatacctatatagattttactgattttgggtgtaaatacatatattttgtgtaattcTGGATTTATACAAAGTCTATTTTGTAAAAgaatgaaaatgaaatgaatTTTCCTATCTAAAAATACTGcttattatgtaatacctatacaatctGCAATTTAatctgaattataaatatttcattagatatttttgtttttatccaCACAAATTTtcggtaatttaaaattaaatttctaccaattaaaactacaaattatattcaaaacagGACCCGCCCTATTCAAAATCTATGATGACATACTAACtttcatcataatatgtattatatttttataatatcaaatcacTGAAAAGGTAGCGCCCATCAGTAaccaataaatacatacaatctCTCCCGAAgggtatttattatgttacttaatacgatttatattttagttattattatttttatttcaaagttCTTTTTTGGAGTTAATACCCACTCAATAATATCCTTGAtgcaataagaataattaaaataaatgttcagtATTTTGTAAGGTTATTATctcataattttacaaattcaagtGACTTCCCGGTTTACATTTAACAGGtacctactaataaataaaatcattatatatataaaatatccggATATTCCATGATGAAAattagtatgtaaaataaagtattttataaaatctctttaatttttctattataatgtgcattatatatttattattttgacggacaatatattttgatttataatcttGTTTGactacaactttttttttaatttttagtttagtttATTTCTTGTCATACTAGTCTATGACTAATTGTATAGTATCTAAGCATAATCCAATATAATTTACGGAGTAAactataacacaaaatataaaacattatattaaaaataagttttcagTTTAATTCCGCGTTTTATcctaacttattataatttatccttgataactaatttaaaattaaaaatatcttgaattattcaaaatacgctctaaaaataaatatgtaagagcatatatggtaaataaataaaaaaatatatttatacataactattTGACCCGTCAAACATTGTTTTGCccataaaatttgtaaattttatagcTGACCCTGCAGACGATatatcacacacacacgattatgagttcaaataaaaatctcatcgaaaaaagttttttcagcttcctcaattttttatttttccaaacattttttccaatttttttttaacgtaacAACCTTTGGACtattacaaacattaaaaaaaaaataagttcaatCAGTCCATTCGATTTTAAGTTGTGTGCTTACCAATTAACagcattttgttttaatattttatatcaaaattttaaaggcCACACAAAAAAATGTCCCTACCGCttcacttatatatttataagtacctataatgatgataaatcatcaaattttaaaaactattctgaataataaattgttttttttagtcaGTATTGTTGATTACTGAAACTTCCTTAAAATTATCtggatagtttttttataagttttattaactatatttctgctgaaaaaatttaaaaaaatgattcttcTAAAGTAGATACCAACTAGgcttatttttcaattgataAATCGATTGTTACTTAAAACTTTTGGAACTCatgctataatataaagtaagcagtagaataataaatcaatatatttcgtaataaTTCGTTTAGCTTAAAATCTAAGATCTTCACAAAGTTGgttgtatttctttttttaattttaacgtgacttaaatttcaaaaaattaaaaataggtgCTCGtcaatatgcattttaataagtcgtttttatacacatttttaaaattgcctACTTGAATTACAAatgaataatactaatacattgCAAGAAACTGTTTGAggattactattatattatcttcaataatataacttcaTAAGTATTGACATCAAAAACACATTTCTTATCGCAATAACACTTAACTCAATCATATGTGTcacttatgaatatttatgttgatacttaaaatgtaattttaagtcTTAGGACTCGCAGACATCATTAGTTAGGTAATCCCGATTTCAATATTCACCTTATGGGAAAAACGCAGTTGTGTgtaatcaaaaaacaaaaattccaTAAATAGGACATGAATGCATACTAAATAGTATTCAACATTGAACAATTTATAGTCGCAAAATTTTCTAAACACtgcaatcaaattaaatattccttttagcttgaaaaaataatctaatagcTATATCTGTTATAAGAGccaaaattagtttattttatttaactcaaTAATCGATCTCATAATTAGTATAGTAACCATaatcactaaaaaaatttaaaacatattaatttaatttaaatatgtaaagtggttagataatataagtatattgtgtaaatatgcctacattttgaatatttgaatgatTCCTTAGAATTCATagtcaatttataaaagtatcaaAAGTAATACTTCCTTATTCGtttacctactatataaaagtatattataattaaacagaaTTCATTAGAGCTACCAATGtattcaattgtattattagctattaactataaattaatataatataataaagaactattataaataaattatatgaagcATTCAATATGGATTATATGTAAACATGTTATACGTATAACCTAttaaccaatattattaaaatattttacataatatggttAATATAACGATACAATGATCAAcgtatgttattgttttttcaaattatatattttttaatactaaaattatcaaaagtaTTATACGTGGCACAGTTATACGTAAAGCCCATAAAGATACGATTCTATTTTGCCATTAAACACAAATTCAATAGGTACATTTGACCGACAATTTCAGGATTTTTCAGTATTTGTTTACCtttcaaaatatatcttatataatcaataattcaaagttagacattactaaataatttttaaaaaacgattTCGTACTATACTCTTTTAAAGTCTACTGATGACTGAcctaaaattagattttataaaatagaaagtgTATTTAAGTGTAAACACTTCCACCGAACACTAAAGAAATTCAAGGACGTCGAGAGAGCGTCTCTCGCAAATATTGTGATGTAATTCAATAAACTCGATCAGACAACTTATAGTATGCACGCACATGCACACGTTGTGTTATGAAATGTTGATTAATCTCAATGTTAACTATACCGGTTATaacagatatttaaaataacaatattgatggaatttaaaatttcctataaaatgttaaaaataaaaaaagttaagtaGGTACTTGTTCAATGCAAAAATACGACATCATTTTCGAATTATATActctatacatattacaagTATAGgcacctatttataatattattaatatttgtatgctaAATACACGTTTGTAAAtggtacatacatatacacaaatatttactattctaTAGACTTTagataatgaaaacaatttatagtatgaaatcaaaaatacaaatccATGAAAAATCTTTGtaccacaaaaatatttaaattttaagacaaTTTAAACAACCCTTATAAACAGTGAGCTACTGGGatgatatacaaaaaaaactcaaaCCATAGTTACTAAGAtgaatttaaaagataataaataatgcacacattgaaaattatctcatttaatttaaattaatacattaaatagaattatgtttaaaaaatagaactcTAAGTATACTTTTGGGAGTCACATATTCTACTAATCtcgataaataactaaattagatattttaaatagttaacgcaatgcaatataaattaaa includes the following:
- the LOC113552089 gene encoding fatty acyl-CoA reductase wat-like, with protein sequence MALDLHRKYIEKKQDSAPLVPIKDIINSKYYLDPLELLGERSFNEPREVDESEIGSPIQEFFRDAVVFLTGGTGFMGKVLVEKLLRTCPHIKHIYLLIRSKKGKNVDQRLEDIFEDRLFKRLKHEVPKYYHKVSGVAGDCSLPGLGLSVSSRNTLINEVNIIFHGAATVRFDEHIRVAMNINVSGTRELLNLARKITNLKVMAHVSTAYSNCNRLHVEEKFYDPIVDYEDVLKLISSNDDQTLQDMTKEIIGDLPNTYAFTKSLAEDAIRREAQDLPILVFRPTVVIATYREPVRGWIDNVYGPTGLIVGAGTGVLHTYYGDSNMVTDMIPVDMVVNALICATKETATNKKDDNIPIYTCSSAGQKPIRWNDFIEMNRRHGIYWPTIRAIWYYSFMATNNPYFYALLNFFCHIVPGYLLDTLAVIAGQKPILMKIYKKIDKVRDILAYFSDKEWTFTNDRLLALWGTLDSQDQEIFNFDINQLSWEYFSQAHCLGLRVYLVKDDIHTLPAARKKWEKLYIAHIALLVFIYAFLLYCAWIITYLFLKLTGFV